Proteins encoded by one window of Alkalinema sp. FACHB-956:
- a CDS encoding CHAT domain-containing tetratricopeptide repeat protein, producing MKCSRGRSIALLSFLLLSFHCLPTIAVTANPDPDIVFQQGVNAYQKGQLEQAAQLWLQAFQLFQANHDRESSEAIRSNLRVIQADLENMTLRKTAIGDYQSALSAIQIALTIATTLQDALGQMQAMNSLGNIYVYLGEYEVAIVQFEQSLTIAKQQSDWEHQSKVMGNLGVVYAALGDYQQALIQYEQSLKLQRNNPLGQSSTLLNLGNIKQVQGQFAAAMTDYQQALTLAQTHQDFVRMRQALNNMGLALAYQGDYKPAIDYLQQSLKIAQDSQDIVTQTAALNNLGHAYLGDRQFDRAEAALRQAVQLRDKLRQGLSDRQQIALFDTQVATYNLLQQVLMAKKQPELALEVSEQGRAQAFAKQLAQQRATTGARSARLPNLDPSNLAPNLAQIKRIAQAQQVTIVEYALVPDEAFQFQGKQRGRSAGLYIWVVQPNGTVQVRTVDLTFLWQQQSDFAELLEVARCGIMRSASDPETCGQLLTTLRQEFPPPDKGEVPYHPALQKLHELLVTPIVDLLPPDPAQTVVFVPQERLFVLPFAALQDRQGRFLIERHTIVHAPSIQVLDLASSPQKTSPTATAAALIVGNPVMPTTWNLATNAAEQLANLPFAEKEAIAIGQRLQVPVLTQAHALKSTVLSQMPQAQLIHFATHGLLDDLRRSGIPGALALAPSAGNDGFLSSDEIAQLRLQADLVVLSACDTGQGTISGDGVIGLSRAFMIAGARRVVVSLWQVPDDSTAELMQQFYAERQKAPDAQALRSAMLETMKSYPEPLNWAPFLMMGHDRR from the coding sequence ATGAAATGTAGCCGTGGTCGATCGATCGCATTGCTAAGCTTTCTATTACTCAGCTTCCATTGCTTACCCACGATCGCGGTAACGGCGAACCCTGATCCAGATATCGTCTTCCAGCAGGGGGTTAATGCCTATCAGAAGGGTCAGCTAGAACAAGCGGCCCAGCTTTGGCTCCAAGCCTTCCAGTTATTTCAAGCCAATCACGATCGAGAATCCAGTGAGGCGATTCGATCGAATCTTCGTGTTATCCAAGCTGACTTGGAAAACATGACGCTGAGAAAAACGGCGATCGGGGATTATCAATCCGCTTTGAGTGCAATTCAGATAGCCTTGACGATCGCGACAACCTTACAAGATGCCCTAGGCCAGATGCAGGCGATGAATAGTTTGGGCAATATTTACGTTTACCTAGGAGAGTATGAAGTCGCGATCGTACAGTTTGAACAAAGTTTAACGATCGCGAAACAACAATCGGATTGGGAACATCAAAGCAAAGTAATGGGGAATTTAGGGGTTGTCTATGCGGCTTTGGGGGATTATCAACAAGCCTTGATCCAGTATGAGCAAAGCCTTAAACTCCAACGAAATAATCCCTTAGGGCAAAGTTCAACGTTATTGAATTTGGGCAATATCAAGCAGGTGCAGGGGCAATTTGCTGCTGCGATGACTGATTATCAGCAAGCGCTTACCCTTGCTCAAACCCATCAAGATTTCGTCCGAATGCGGCAGGCGCTCAATAACATGGGGCTGGCCTTGGCCTATCAAGGCGATTACAAACCCGCGATCGACTACCTGCAACAAAGTTTAAAAATTGCCCAGGATAGCCAAGATATTGTGACGCAGACGGCAGCGTTGAATAATTTAGGCCATGCCTATTTGGGAGATCGACAGTTCGATCGGGCAGAGGCTGCTTTGCGACAAGCGGTGCAATTACGCGACAAACTCCGCCAAGGCTTGAGCGATCGGCAACAGATCGCGCTATTCGATACCCAAGTGGCCACTTACAATTTGTTGCAGCAGGTTTTAATGGCTAAAAAACAGCCGGAACTGGCCTTAGAAGTCTCAGAACAAGGTCGGGCGCAAGCGTTTGCCAAACAATTGGCCCAGCAAAGAGCAACGACGGGCGCACGATCGGCACGATTGCCTAATCTTGATCCCAGCAATCTTGCGCCAAATTTAGCCCAAATCAAACGCATTGCCCAAGCCCAACAAGTCACGATCGTTGAATATGCCTTGGTTCCGGATGAGGCTTTTCAATTTCAAGGCAAACAGCGGGGGCGATCGGCGGGCTTATATATTTGGGTGGTGCAGCCGAATGGGACGGTGCAGGTTCGGACGGTCGATTTAACGTTTTTATGGCAGCAGCAGAGTGATTTTGCTGAGTTACTAGAGGTTGCCCGTTGTGGCATTATGCGATCGGCTAGCGATCCGGAGACCTGTGGTCAGCTGTTGACAACCTTGCGCCAGGAATTTCCGCCACCCGACAAGGGGGAAGTGCCATACCATCCAGCCCTACAAAAGTTGCATGAGCTATTAGTTACCCCGATCGTCGATCTGCTGCCGCCCGATCCGGCTCAAACTGTTGTCTTTGTGCCGCAGGAGCGTTTATTTGTCTTGCCTTTTGCGGCCTTGCAAGATCGACAAGGCCGTTTTTTGATTGAGCGGCATACGATCGTCCATGCGCCTTCCATTCAAGTCCTAGATTTAGCGAGTTCGCCTCAAAAAACGTCTCCAACCGCCACAGCAGCAGCCTTGATTGTGGGGAATCCAGTCATGCCAACCACCTGGAATTTAGCGACCAACGCAGCGGAGCAACTCGCCAATTTGCCCTTTGCTGAAAAAGAAGCGATCGCGATCGGACAACGGTTACAGGTGCCTGTTCTGACCCAAGCCCACGCGCTCAAATCGACGGTTCTGTCCCAAATGCCCCAGGCTCAACTGATTCATTTCGCTACCCATGGCTTGTTGGATGATCTCCGGCGATCGGGAATTCCCGGTGCCCTCGCGCTTGCGCCGAGTGCGGGCAATGATGGGTTTCTATCCAGTGATGAAATTGCTCAACTGCGGTTGCAAGCGGATTTGGTGGTGTTGAGTGCCTGTGATACGGGGCAGGGAACGATTAGTGGGGATGGGGTAATTGGTTTGTCGCGGGCCTTCATGATTGCGGGGGCGAGGCGGGTGGTGGTTTCGCTGTGGCAGGTGCCGGATGATTCAACGGCGGAACTGATGCAGCAGTTCTATGCAGAACGACAGAAGGCTCCTGATGCTCAGGCTCTGCGATCGGCGATGTTGGAAACCATGAAGTCCTATCCAGAACCGCTGAATTGGGCACCGTTTTTGATGATGGGGCACGATCGGCGTTGA
- a CDS encoding C2 family cysteine protease, which produces MDTLMRSSNPLNATTPLQASPITALSPSDLSAISTFKSNAASSLLDVGQGTVLKYDRYGDTFAQAGTPLASTMGNRQWQMSDAVGGVDPIDMLKFNVPLYHMGGADIHISLSGDANIHLFRDANGNQQIEEDEILGRAWARNNTIDATLDFSGMYMGEYYLEIRNTSPISRDYKLKVSYEQFNDVLSREMNFTGATIASGTVNNSNSSDSYHFTLDQPQNFHLSLTSASNTTDFRLVRDGNNNGRLDEGEVVADYYYQGQTNQPITLMHRQLGEGSYFLQVNQSQMYSSESNYQIMMGCDWFSNSITDDAILTTARAAYIGDGVISHTEMRDILRQAQDAFIVDATELGDLQKIVNQGSNLGISKSTQVLANKVLNWNLANDKSNLGGFGAGSSAAHLEQLIEKWFLGTDRPGIPRTIDSVTLSTENGVLLPVYHQAPIAYQKAEGSLFQNGISYFDIDQGAVGDCYFLASLGAVALHAPNRIADMFTDNADGTFTVRFFVDGQENYVTVDRYLPTYEANGKFVYANDASGLGYWDDRNELWVALAEKAYAQLNQESFNLPALGLLGISQDGSNTYEGISGGWAFNALTHITGLNAMPHQDLSSGALFWASNTIAEMMTAFNQGRMVVVNTTRPDNADVVGKHAYILAGYDANTGYFSLYNPWHSNPESANNPTGQYPIVYKTASQLLEDFHSWDATVTA; this is translated from the coding sequence ATGGATACCCTCATGAGATCGAGCAATCCCTTAAATGCCACAACACCGCTGCAAGCGTCCCCCATCACCGCACTCAGCCCCAGTGATTTAAGCGCAATTAGCACCTTCAAATCCAATGCAGCAAGTTCCTTGTTAGACGTCGGTCAGGGGACGGTACTTAAATACGATCGCTATGGGGACACGTTTGCACAAGCGGGGACTCCGCTAGCATCCACGATGGGTAACCGTCAATGGCAAATGAGTGATGCAGTAGGGGGGGTTGACCCGATCGATATGCTCAAGTTTAATGTTCCGCTCTACCACATGGGGGGCGCTGACATTCACATTAGTCTTTCAGGGGATGCGAATATTCACTTATTCCGGGATGCAAATGGCAATCAGCAAATCGAAGAGGATGAGATTCTGGGCCGTGCGTGGGCAAGGAACAATACTATTGACGCAACGCTCGATTTTTCAGGGATGTACATGGGTGAGTATTATCTTGAAATTAGAAATACCTCCCCGATCAGTCGTGATTACAAGTTGAAGGTGTCCTATGAACAATTCAATGATGTGCTAAGCAGAGAAATGAATTTCACAGGTGCCACGATCGCGAGTGGAACTGTTAATAATTCCAATAGCTCTGACAGTTATCATTTCACGCTCGATCAACCTCAGAACTTCCATCTCAGCCTAACTAGTGCATCAAACACGACAGATTTCCGGCTTGTGCGTGATGGGAACAATAATGGTCGGCTGGATGAAGGAGAAGTCGTTGCTGACTACTACTACCAAGGTCAGACCAATCAGCCAATCACCTTGATGCACCGTCAATTAGGGGAAGGTAGCTATTTTCTGCAAGTCAATCAAAGCCAGATGTATAGCAGTGAGAGCAACTATCAGATCATGATGGGATGTGATTGGTTTAGTAATTCCATCACGGATGACGCAATTTTAACAACGGCTCGGGCAGCTTATATCGGAGATGGCGTAATCAGCCATACTGAAATGCGCGATATTCTGCGCCAAGCCCAAGACGCATTCATTGTAGATGCCACGGAACTGGGGGATCTCCAGAAAATCGTGAATCAAGGCAGCAACCTTGGAATTTCAAAATCCACTCAGGTCTTAGCCAATAAAGTTTTGAACTGGAACCTGGCCAATGATAAGTCGAATCTGGGTGGATTTGGGGCTGGAAGTAGTGCGGCCCATTTGGAACAACTGATTGAGAAATGGTTTTTAGGAACCGATCGACCCGGAATTCCCAGGACGATTGATTCAGTTACATTATCCACAGAAAACGGTGTGCTACTGCCTGTATACCATCAGGCTCCGATCGCTTACCAAAAAGCTGAAGGCTCACTCTTTCAGAATGGGATTAGCTACTTCGATATTGATCAAGGTGCAGTCGGTGATTGCTATTTCCTGGCTAGCCTTGGCGCGGTTGCGTTACATGCGCCCAACCGAATTGCTGATATGTTCACAGATAACGCTGATGGTACTTTCACCGTCCGTTTCTTTGTTGATGGCCAAGAAAACTATGTGACCGTCGATCGCTATCTGCCAACCTATGAAGCAAACGGAAAGTTTGTCTATGCCAATGATGCCTCGGGCTTGGGTTATTGGGATGACCGGAATGAACTCTGGGTCGCCTTAGCCGAAAAAGCCTACGCTCAACTCAACCAAGAATCTTTTAACCTGCCAGCCCTAGGCTTATTGGGAATTAGTCAAGATGGTAGCAATACTTACGAGGGTATCTCAGGGGGCTGGGCATTCAATGCACTGACTCACATCACAGGACTCAATGCGATGCCACATCAGGATCTCAGCAGCGGAGCCTTATTCTGGGCCAGTAATACGATCGCTGAAATGATGACCGCATTCAATCAAGGTCGGATGGTGGTCGTCAATACCACTCGGCCCGACAATGCTGATGTTGTCGGAAAACATGCCTATATCCTCGCTGGGTATGATGCGAATACGGGTTACTTCAGTCTCTACAATCCCTGGCACAGTAATCCAGAAAGCGCAAACAACCCAACTGGTCAATATCCCATCGTCTACAAGACAGCGAGCCAGCTTCTAGAGGACTTTCATAGTTGGGATGCCACAGTCACGGCCTAA
- a CDS encoding HEAT repeat domain-containing protein → MNLQEVKHQFPEAVAEIEALENLGFASRSLDWIDTLDLEQAKTACWLVGRVGDDRDADALISILSGHRRELFIQAATSLSLIATGKHIQSLLSILVTSSDPTQRNSVVYALSFLANREREQDVISTLIEIVANKADTSVIRAQALEGIGNRLSTELPENLYQRAVDVMIQSLDDTEAEVRFWACFAAGATQTKEALPKLQVLAQTDRTILSGWWAVGEEAQDSITLINGGTPPLRQPYKPSMP, encoded by the coding sequence ATGAATCTTCAAGAAGTCAAGCATCAATTTCCAGAAGCGGTAGCTGAGATCGAGGCACTTGAAAATCTAGGGTTCGCCTCGCGCAGTCTTGATTGGATTGATACCCTTGACTTGGAGCAGGCAAAGACAGCTTGCTGGTTAGTCGGAAGAGTCGGTGACGATCGAGACGCTGATGCCCTGATCAGTATTTTGTCTGGTCACCGTCGTGAATTATTCATACAAGCAGCGACCTCCCTAAGTCTCATTGCAACTGGGAAGCACATCCAATCCTTATTATCAATTCTCGTGACTAGTTCTGATCCGACACAACGAAACAGTGTGGTGTATGCACTTTCGTTTCTAGCAAATCGCGAAAGAGAACAGGATGTAATTAGTACGCTGATTGAAATAGTAGCCAACAAGGCGGATACTTCTGTGATTAGAGCGCAAGCATTAGAAGGAATTGGTAATCGGCTCTCCACGGAATTACCAGAAAATCTATATCAGCGAGCAGTGGATGTAATGATTCAATCGTTGGATGATACGGAAGCTGAGGTGAGGTTTTGGGCCTGTTTTGCTGCGGGTGCGACCCAAACCAAGGAGGCATTACCCAAGCTGCAAGTACTGGCACAGACCGATCGTACAATCCTCTCCGGGTGGTGGGCGGTGGGCGAGGAAGCCCAAGACTCAATCACGCTGATCAATGGAGGAACTCCTCCACTTCGTCAACCCTATAAACCATCTATGCCCTAA
- a CDS encoding filamentous hemagglutinin N-terminal domain-containing protein, with amino-acid sequence MGFPKYWLWSLPLSLLSLVGLLGLPGLAQVSAAGDGIGTIVNNSPTPNQLDITNGTRSGNNLFHSFQQFNLGTGQTANFVVSPEVQNVLARVSGGAASIVDGRIQLTGGNSNLYLMNPAGIVFGNNATLNLPAAFVGTTANGIGFGNGQWFSARGQNNFAQLSGVPTQFAFTESNSGVIVNAGKLSTQNDQPLALIGGTIVATQSWENKGALALVTVEGAQVVELTLPGGLLRLAVKVTPMQVGNAIPNRWTTPISTLPELLTGGDVQTATQITTDGTGRIILSATNPQPITIRSGDIVVHAIKILNKNRQGDVYDIWVDAQNTFRAVGILPQQFVNTNKSNGENVSLPISIRTIGTLTIRHSGAPFVEAIGYQRDTSGVVLRDQRGRRVLLNGQRNDDSNQPETLFKYEDTGLSFDQDVNGSLTTFIDPTFNLSQDDSLANYAKGLVIVQDSEGNGALLGSLQDSSLRGTRDITIVTTLRPKGTVTSPRPPEISCAVGQNRIAKARSNNNSVTCTSDKVALPAQSGQILQIVPAP; translated from the coding sequence ATGGGATTTCCCAAATATTGGCTCTGGAGTCTTCCCCTTTCGCTGCTCAGCTTGGTGGGGCTACTCGGTTTACCCGGTTTAGCTCAGGTGAGTGCGGCGGGGGATGGCATTGGTACGATCGTCAATAACAGTCCAACGCCCAATCAGTTGGATATTACGAACGGGACGAGATCGGGAAATAACTTATTCCACAGTTTTCAGCAATTCAATCTTGGGACGGGGCAGACGGCGAATTTTGTGGTGTCGCCAGAGGTTCAGAATGTGTTGGCGCGGGTGAGTGGGGGAGCCGCTTCGATCGTCGATGGCCGCATCCAACTGACGGGGGGCAATAGTAATCTTTACTTGATGAATCCCGCTGGAATTGTATTTGGTAATAATGCAACATTGAATTTACCCGCAGCATTTGTGGGGACTACGGCCAATGGCATTGGTTTTGGCAATGGCCAATGGTTTAGTGCCAGGGGCCAAAATAATTTTGCGCAATTATCGGGCGTGCCAACTCAGTTTGCTTTTACAGAAAGTAACTCCGGTGTGATTGTTAATGCAGGAAAGTTGAGTACCCAGAATGATCAGCCCTTAGCGTTGATTGGGGGGACGATCGTGGCGACGCAGTCTTGGGAAAATAAAGGGGCATTGGCGCTGGTGACCGTTGAAGGGGCGCAGGTGGTGGAGCTGACGTTGCCGGGGGGACTCTTGAGACTGGCGGTGAAGGTTACCCCTATGCAAGTGGGAAATGCGATTCCCAATCGCTGGACAACCCCGATCTCGACTTTGCCCGAATTATTGACGGGGGGCGATGTTCAAACTGCAACCCAAATTACGACGGATGGGACTGGTCGTATTATTTTATCTGCTACGAATCCCCAGCCCATCACGATTCGTTCGGGTGATATTGTTGTGCATGCAATTAAGATTTTGAACAAAAATAGGCAGGGTGATGTTTATGATATTTGGGTTGATGCACAGAATACTTTCCGAGCCGTGGGCATATTGCCCCAGCAATTTGTAAATACCAATAAAAGTAATGGAGAGAATGTCTCGCTTCCCATCAGTATCCGTACTATTGGAACATTAACTATTCGCCATAGTGGTGCCCCTTTTGTCGAAGCGATCGGATATCAACGTGACACAAGCGGTGTGGTGTTACGGGATCAGCGTGGGCGCAGGGTTTTATTGAATGGGCAGCGTAATGATGACTCTAATCAGCCGGAAACCCTATTCAAATATGAGGATACAGGGCTGTCGTTTGATCAGGATGTGAATGGGAGCTTAACGACATTTATTGACCCGACTTTTAATTTAAGTCAGGATGATAGTCTAGCGAACTATGCCAAGGGGCTGGTGATTGTGCAGGATTCAGAAGGCAATGGGGCTTTACTGGGAAGTCTGCAAGACAGTAGCCTTCGCGGGACTCGTGATATCACAATTGTCACCACCCTGAGACCCAAAGGGACTGTGACATCCCCACGCCCGCCGGAAATTAGTTGTGCCGTTGGGCAGAATAGGATTGCGAAGGCTCGATCGAATAACAATAGCGTCACTTGTACTTCGGATAAAGTTGCACTCCCCGCCCAATCTGGGCAGATTCTTCAGATTGTGCCAGCACCGTAA
- a CDS encoding DUF1822 family protein, translating to MNAQYFEEIALPMPLTQSAFAIADRFAAAQPSGSKRDQVRHNTLAVQVVADYLHLMGIATAVSDGDSWNAVTQLCSNVADLVIPGVGRLECRPVTDFPADCYIPADVWHDRIGYVVVHLDLDVKQEGLILGFVPAVTQENLPLSQLGTIDDLLSHLFALRTQSVTETQTSSTMAQASLERTKLTQWLDQLDQWVDRGWQAIEQLLSPAQLAPAYAVRHDPQDPDTVEFVTQAKRLDWQRGDIPVIFIAGVAELPEAVRIRIQVFAIEPTSNLPQDLRLQVLDEMGHVFLETVSGHHDRGLQLVFEGERGEVFAVQLGYQGEMIVEHFEI from the coding sequence ATGAATGCCCAATATTTTGAGGAAATTGCCTTACCGATGCCGTTAACCCAGAGCGCTTTCGCGATCGCCGATCGCTTTGCAGCAGCTCAACCATCGGGCAGCAAGCGGGATCAAGTCCGCCACAATACCTTAGCCGTGCAAGTGGTGGCGGACTATCTGCATTTAATGGGAATTGCGACTGCTGTCTCAGACGGTGATAGCTGGAATGCCGTGACCCAACTCTGTAGCAATGTTGCGGATTTAGTCATTCCTGGGGTGGGGCGTTTGGAATGTCGGCCTGTCACTGATTTCCCCGCTGATTGCTATATTCCTGCCGATGTTTGGCACGATCGCATTGGCTATGTCGTTGTTCATCTTGATCTGGATGTCAAACAAGAAGGTTTAATTCTGGGTTTTGTTCCTGCGGTCACCCAAGAAAATTTGCCCTTGAGTCAATTGGGCACGATCGATGACCTATTGAGCCATTTATTTGCATTACGCACGCAGTCGGTAACAGAAACTCAAACAAGTTCAACAATGGCCCAAGCATCACTGGAGCGAACTAAGTTAACCCAATGGTTAGACCAATTGGATCAGTGGGTGGACAGGGGTTGGCAGGCGATCGAACAGTTGTTATCCCCCGCACAACTGGCTCCCGCCTATGCCGTGCGTCATGACCCACAAGATCCAGATACCGTCGAATTTGTCACTCAAGCGAAGCGGTTAGATTGGCAGCGGGGAGACATTCCAGTGATTTTCATTGCGGGGGTGGCCGAATTACCGGAAGCCGTGAGGATACGCATCCAAGTTTTCGCGATCGAGCCAACTAGCAATCTCCCCCAGGATTTGCGGCTGCAAGTCTTGGATGAGATGGGTCATGTTTTTCTGGAGACGGTTTCTGGTCATCACGATCGGGGATTACAACTAGTATTTGAGGGAGAGAGGGGAGAGGTTTTTGCAGTGCAATTGGGTTACCAAGGTGAGATGATTGTGGAGCACTTTGAAATCTAG
- a CDS encoding CHASE2 domain-containing protein: MAALVVLKFTEGSWEQGFPVVLQIAEAGQAITTEMAGKLPANPHLPQLYGQWQAAYQALVHTPRLSAKLGQTTKIPSTSGLQQLAQQLQAEFQQWLTAESFRGIRETWLEKLASDQAVRVVLQTADSIVQGLPWHLWDIVQRYGQAEIALSRPSFDRIAPTVKRSNKVRILVIIGNSEGIDTTTDVELLRQLPQVDLEVLQEPSRRQLSDALWEQTWDILFFAGHSSSQPDRAKGRLAINAQDHLSLSELKYALERALNAGLELAIFNSCDGLGLAQELATLKIPELIVMREMVPDRVAQKFLQYFLSHFSQGDSLSVSVRQARQRLQALEDEAPCATWLPVLFQNPAHTPPTWQSLCQGKVDPADLVPDPQISPIPNISPIPPIPAAGSPNAHRVSQILRCTGLGFLSGCVMLALRSLGALQDWELQTLDRMMRMRPAEPTDSRILLVTIDETDIQEQPDRGQGSLSDTALNQLLQQLTSYQPRAIGLDLYRDFPTNVQQLTKQQSQSKQQLQPKQQSQPKQKSQPKQPFQLKQQLQQLDHLITLCKHSDAEGKQAGIAASPDVPIERVGFSDFISDRDGVLRRQLMFMNPDPASPCLATYGFGTRLAIEYLFSEGHEAEFTPDGKLQFGKTLIPTIRRPMGGYQTIDDRGGQILLNYRSGNRPFQQVSLMQVLRGQVAPELVKDRVILIGTIATSAGDYWMTPLGRSTDAQLQGVVIQAHMTSQLLNHVLDRRPLIHSWSKGDEIAWILGWTVVGIGLISCVQHCWLKHSILGTIAIFGVFWGGFLFGGYALLLRGLWVPVVPPIAGIGLATLILVVSPKHLGDYESNR, from the coding sequence ATGGCGGCCTTAGTTGTCCTAAAGTTTACAGAAGGCAGTTGGGAACAGGGGTTTCCAGTGGTGTTGCAGATCGCTGAGGCAGGACAGGCGATCACCACAGAAATGGCCGGAAAACTTCCCGCGAATCCCCATTTGCCGCAACTTTATGGGCAATGGCAAGCGGCCTATCAAGCCCTCGTGCATACCCCACGGCTTTCCGCCAAGCTTGGACAAACTACAAAAATTCCGAGTACTTCAGGCTTGCAGCAGCTAGCCCAACAACTCCAAGCCGAATTTCAACAATGGTTAACGGCAGAGTCTTTTCGGGGAATTCGGGAAACCTGGTTGGAAAAATTGGCCAGTGATCAAGCCGTTCGGGTGGTTTTGCAAACCGCTGATTCGATCGTTCAAGGTCTCCCTTGGCATCTGTGGGATATTGTGCAACGGTATGGTCAAGCGGAAATTGCGCTGAGTCGGCCCTCTTTTGATCGGATTGCTCCAACCGTAAAACGATCGAATAAAGTTCGTATTTTAGTCATTATTGGCAACAGTGAAGGGATTGATACAACCACTGATGTAGAGTTACTCAGACAACTCCCACAGGTTGATTTAGAAGTGCTCCAAGAGCCGTCCCGGCGTCAGTTGAGCGATGCGTTGTGGGAACAGACTTGGGATATTTTATTTTTTGCGGGTCACAGTTCGAGCCAGCCCGATCGCGCTAAGGGACGTTTAGCCATTAACGCGCAGGATCATTTAAGTCTGAGTGAATTGAAATATGCCTTAGAACGCGCACTCAACGCCGGATTAGAGCTTGCCATTTTCAATTCCTGTGATGGGTTAGGTTTGGCGCAGGAATTAGCTACCCTCAAGATTCCAGAATTGATTGTGATGCGGGAGATGGTACCCGATCGAGTAGCCCAGAAATTTTTGCAATATTTTCTCAGTCATTTTTCCCAAGGGGATTCACTCAGTGTATCGGTGCGACAGGCAAGGCAGCGTTTACAGGCATTAGAAGACGAAGCGCCCTGTGCGACCTGGCTACCCGTTTTATTTCAAAATCCTGCCCACACCCCACCCACTTGGCAGAGTCTGTGTCAGGGTAAAGTAGACCCTGCGGATCTAGTGCCAGATCCCCAAATTTCCCCAATTCCCAACATTTCCCCGATTCCACCGATTCCCGCAGCAGGCTCGCCCAACGCCCATCGAGTTTCCCAAATTCTTAGGTGTACGGGATTGGGTTTCCTATCGGGGTGTGTAATGCTGGCCTTACGGAGTTTGGGCGCATTGCAAGACTGGGAGTTGCAAACCTTGGATAGGATGATGCGAATGCGACCGGCGGAACCCACAGATAGCCGCATTTTGTTAGTCACGATCGATGAAACAGATATTCAAGAACAACCCGATCGGGGCCAAGGTTCGCTATCCGATACGGCATTAAATCAACTATTGCAACAGCTAACCTCCTACCAACCCAGAGCGATCGGGCTAGATTTGTATCGCGATTTTCCCACGAATGTCCAGCAGCTAACCAAGCAACAATCACAATCCAAGCAACAATTACAACCTAAGCAGCAATCACAACCTAAACAGAAATCACAACCTAAACAACCATTCCAGCTCAAGCAACAACTGCAACAATTGGATCATCTCATCACCCTCTGTAAGCATAGTGACGCTGAAGGAAAGCAAGCAGGCATTGCAGCTTCACCGGATGTCCCGATCGAACGGGTTGGCTTTAGTGATTTCATTAGTGATCGGGATGGCGTTTTACGACGGCAATTGATGTTCATGAATCCTGACCCAGCATCCCCTTGTTTAGCGACCTATGGATTTGGGACACGCTTGGCGATCGAGTATTTATTTTCAGAAGGCCATGAAGCTGAATTTACCCCCGATGGCAAACTGCAATTTGGCAAAACGTTGATTCCGACCATTCGCCGTCCGATGGGGGGCTATCAAACGATCGACGATCGGGGTGGCCAAATCTTATTAAATTATCGCAGTGGGAATCGACCGTTTCAGCAAGTTAGTTTGATGCAAGTTTTGCGGGGCCAAGTTGCGCCAGAGTTAGTTAAAGATCGCGTAATTTTGATTGGCACGATTGCCACCAGTGCTGGGGATTATTGGATGACACCGCTGGGACGATCGACGGATGCACAGTTACAAGGCGTCGTGATTCAAGCCCACATGACGAGTCAACTTCTGAATCATGTACTCGATCGGCGGCCTTTAATTCACAGTTGGTCAAAGGGGGACGAAATTGCTTGGATACTGGGTTGGACAGTGGTGGGAATTGGTTTGATTTCCTGCGTGCAACACTGTTGGCTCAAGCATTCTATTTTGGGAACGATCGCGATTTTCGGAGTGTTTTGGGGTGGATTTTTGTTCGGGGGGTATGCTTTGCTGCTGCGGGGCCTGTGGGTTCCTGTCGTGCCACCCATCGCAGGAATCGGGCTGGCTACGTTAATCCTGGTAGTCAGCCCGAAACATTTGGGGGATTATGAAAGTAACCGCTAA